One genomic segment of Streptomyces sp. RerS4 includes these proteins:
- a CDS encoding SRPBCC family protein has translation MPGHTDNEITVNAPVDLVWDVTNDLPNWPELFSEYASIEILEKKGDTTRFRLAMHPDENGVVWSWVSERTVDRAGLTVKARRVETGPFAHMNIHWEYGEAPGGGTRMRWVQDFAMKPDAPIDDAGMTDRINHNSRIQMELIRDKIEKLERDKRKTVTGRR, from the coding sequence ATGCCTGGACACACCGACAACGAGATCACCGTCAACGCGCCCGTCGACCTGGTCTGGGACGTGACCAACGACCTGCCGAACTGGCCCGAGCTGTTCAGCGAGTACGCGTCGATCGAGATCCTGGAGAAGAAGGGCGACACCACGCGCTTCCGCCTCGCCATGCACCCCGACGAGAACGGTGTGGTGTGGAGCTGGGTCTCCGAGCGGACGGTGGACCGGGCGGGGCTGACCGTCAAGGCCCGCCGGGTCGAGACCGGTCCGTTCGCGCACATGAACATCCACTGGGAGTACGGGGAGGCCCCGGGCGGTGGCACGCGGATGCGCTGGGTCCAGGACTTCGCGATGAAGCCGGACGCGCCCATCGACGACGCGGGGATGACCGACCGCATCAACCACAACTCCCGGATCCAGATGGAACTGATCCGGGACAAGATCGAGAAGCTGGAGCGGGACAAGCGCAAGACCGTCACGGGTCGCCGCTGA
- a CDS encoding TcmI family type II polyketide cyclase has product MHQALIVARMAPGSAPDIAGLFAESDAGELPRLVGVSRRSLFQFGDVYMHLIESDTDPGPAIARVAGHPEFRTLSDRLSAYVSPHDPETWRSPKDAMAHRFYRWERHPGR; this is encoded by the coding sequence ATGCACCAAGCCCTCATCGTGGCGCGCATGGCGCCCGGTTCGGCGCCCGACATCGCCGGTCTGTTCGCCGAATCGGACGCGGGCGAACTGCCGCGCCTGGTCGGGGTCAGCCGGCGCAGCCTGTTCCAGTTCGGCGACGTGTACATGCACCTGATCGAGTCCGACACGGACCCCGGTCCGGCCATCGCCCGGGTCGCCGGACATCCGGAGTTCCGGACCCTGAGCGACCGGCTCTCGGCCTACGTCAGCCCGCACGACCCCGAGACCTGGCGCAGCCCCAAGGACGCCATGGCCCACCGATTCTACCGCTGGGAGCGCCACCCCGGCCGGTAG